Within the candidate division TA06 bacterium genome, the region TAGTCGGGCTGCATTCCGCCAAAGGCCTTCAGCTCCCAGAGCCTGCCCTGCAGCCCAAAGTTAAGCCCCCGGACCGAGCTGTTGTTCAGCCCGCTGGTGTGGGGCAGGGACGGGACAAAATCTCCCAGATCAAGGTTCAGTTTAAGGCTTTTGATGGGATACCGAGCGATGCCGGCATTGAAGGCGCGGACATAGCCCCCCAGGAACGGGGTGTAACCGAACTCCAAATCTGCTTTCAGGTCAAAGTTTCCCGCCGTCTTAAAAAGATTGAAATCCACTCCCTGGCGGCTGTCGTAATAGCGGTAATTGCCGTAAAAATTCTCCTGGGTCGTATTGGAATAGGTGATCAGCAGGCGGTCGTAGGCCAAACCGCCCGTTACCCATAAAACCGTCAGCAGGGCTGGTAAAAATATTATGTGAAAGGATCTTTTCCTCATTTATCCTACATCTTCAGCCACTCGTGCCAAAGGCAGACCAGCCTATATGGGTTTACATGCCCACGGCCCCGCTGTAAGCGGAGCCTCGCCGTTGGCGTGGCGTGGCAGTGGCTGGCTATATGAACTTTCTTGACGAAGACCAGCCGTGGATGGCGGTGGCGGAAAAGCCACCAGGAACCGAGGCGGAAATAATATACCACAATAAAACTGAATGATAACAATATCAACAAAGGGTTATCGTGTTATGTTTGTTGTGTCATCTCATGCCTGCAAAAGCAGGCATCCAGTAAAATATCTGGATTCCCGCCTTCGCGTTTGTCAATAGGGGAATAAAAATATTTTAAATACAGCTCTACCTCAGCTTGACCATCTTCCCGCTCCGCACCCAGCCGCCGATGTTCAACTGGCAGTAATAAACCCCGGCCGAGACCTCATGCCCGAAATCATTCCTGCCGTTCCACCTGACCGCATATTCCCCGGGTTCACGAAACTTGCGGTCAATCAAGGCCCGCACCAACTGGCCGTTGTTGTTATATACCTTCAGGCTCACCATGGCCTTGTCCTTTACCTGATACCGGATGACCGTGCCCCGGGTAAACGGGTTGGGCGCATTCGGGCACAGCCTGTTCACGAAGCTTGGCGCCCTGTCCTCCGGCTGGCCGCTTACCCCGACATATACCACGCTCACCGGACCGTAAAATATGCTGTCGGTATTAAGAGCCTTGGCCTGGACTTTATAATAGTAAAGCAGGCCGGCAGTAACGGAAGAGTCGTTGAACGAGTAGCGCAAGGTGTCAAGCGATAACTTAACGGTATCGTTGGTTTCATAGACCACGCTATAGCCGTAATCCCCGCCTACGGCCCTCCACAGCCTGAAGCCCCGGTTGGCATACTGGCTTAAAGTTGACCACTCCACCCTAACGCAGCTATCCCGGGAAACGGCGGTCAGGCCGCCAAAGTTGGCCTGGCCGCAGATCTCGTAGATGTAGGTCTGGTAATTGCCGCCAACGACATCGCTATTGCCAAGGCTTAGAACTATCTCGGCATACCCGTTCTGGTTGACATCGCAGAGTATCGTTCGAACATCATCATAATGTTCCAACCCGGCAATGCTTGGCAAATCCAACCTATGAATTTCTTGATACTGGTTATCGCCGGTGGACTTAAATACCGAGACTTGGTATCCGTCCATACATATCATTTCATCTATCCCGTCTCCGTCAACATCGCCTATGCCTATGTCGTAAGCCACATAATTAGGGCAGCCGGGATAGCCCACTGCGCTGGGATATCGCAGGTCAAAGGAATCGGTCCAGACTTCGGTAAAGCTGTTATCCCCGGTGCGTTCAAACAGGCTAAAAAAGGTGGTGTAAGGGCCATATAGACCATATATGTTTATTCCGCTGCAGGCGAACTCCAATTTTCCGTCCTGGTCCATATCAACGTTCCTGTTGGGTTCGGGAGGCGCAAACTGGTAGATACTATGGTAATCCAAGGCTACAGGCATACTGTCTATTTTGAGATAGGCATTATCACCCCCTTGACATTCGTAAATAAATATAAAGGCTGGTTTACTGCCGCTGCCACTGTTTCCAAAGCAAAACTCGGTTCGTCCATCTTTGTCAAAATCATTAATAGCTATATCCACGGCCATATAAGAAAAATCATCGTTAAACACATTCTCAAAACTGTCGTTTCCCGTACATTCAAATATACCCAATCTCTCGCCACCAGTAATAATGTCCCTTTTCCCATCCTGGTCTAAATCACAAAAATATGAGGAGTAATGGCCCCGTCCCTGATCAGCATCTACCAATGAATCAGTCATCATCAAACGATTGGGGAAGGAGTCGCTAGAAACACTCTCAAAAAGTCTAAGTATGCTCAAGATGGTGCCAAACGCCGTATAAGGTGAAGAAAAATCAGTCAAATTATCAGTATCTATCTCACCAAGACATTGCTGCGATTCTTGATCACAGTAAAAGGAATCGACTGCCGAATAAATATTATTTCCTTGAGATTCCATAAAAAGACTCTGCCAATCTATAGTACGATATACGAGTAATATTTCTCTCTTGTCATTGTGATTAGCATCTCCATACAATAACTCTATATCCCTCGGGTGTCCAAAATGAGCCACCTGGGCAAAGGTATGCGGATTTAAGCCCTTTTGCTTTTTTGCCCCCGGAATACTTTGGATAAATAATACCGGTATTGCTATCAGCAAACAGGCGGTGATTATTCGTTTCATATTTGTCTCCTTTTTGACCTTCTCCCTCCGTAGCGGCTGACCATGTTCCACATATTTTGCTGGACACGGGAGGGATGGAATTTATAATTGGGGAGATCTACATAGGCTAATGCTTTGAACAATAAGGGATTAATGAATAAAATACTATTCGGTGCGGATTCAATAGTATTGCCAAGTATCTGCCTTGTGTGTAATAGACACCCCTGACCAATTGTACTGGCAGCATATTTGACAAGGCAAAATACTGGTGGTTTTAATTTTTCTTATTGATTGGGACATAAGCAGTTGTGCGTTCATGTTCTTAGTGGGTCGTTGTATTTCTTCGGTCTCCAGCAAAAGATATGGGTAAAGATCAGCCGTAGCTGAGGGGGATAGAGGGGGCGGTCACCCCCGTAAGACACACCCCAACTTCCCCTCCCGCCACGGCGGATTTGCAACTTTCTAGAGGGGGGATAAGAGGGGTGTGTCCAGGGGCCAAAGTCGAGGGGTTATCTCACCATTATCAGCCGCTTGCTCAGGCTGCCTTCTCCGGTAGTCAACCGATACATATACACGCCCGCGCTTGCTTCCCGGCCGCCATCATCCTTGCCATCCCACTCTGCGCTATACGCCCCGGCGCCCTGTATGCGGTTCACCAGGGTCTTCACCAACTGCCCGGCTATGTTGTAAACCTTTAAACTAACATGGCCGTTAGCCGTAAGCTGATAGCTTATAGCAGTGCTCTGGCTGAACGGATTGGGCGCATTCTGCTCCATTCTGAATTCTGCCTTCTGCCCTCTGCATTCTGCGTTGCCCGCCGTCTGGCTTCCGCCGCTCTTGGTTTCTGCCTCCCGCTCGTATTCATATAGCTCCAACCCGGCACAGTTGGCGTAATCGCCGCTCATCTTCTTAATGCTGATGATTATTTCCTTGTCAGTGGCGTAGGCGTCCTCGGGAACCCACATTTCCACCGTCTCGGCTTGGCCGGCCTTCACCTTCATCAGCCGCTTGGCGGTTCCGTCTATGCTTGCCATCTGACGCCACTCGGTTGTTCCGCCGTGCCGGCCGATTAGCCTGACCTTGTATCTCATCTCCGGTTTTAGATACGGCAGCCGGTAGATGAGTTCGTCATAATCGTAGTCTATGTACCAGACCGAGCCGGTTAAAACCAGATATCCGTCCCGTTGCAGATTATACGGGGACGGCTCTTCCTGGCCGGCTTCCACCACGATGGCGGCCGTGGCCGAAAAGTCCTGCTTGGAAAACTGAATCTCGTGGCTCCATACAGGCGATGGCAAGCCGCTCCACTGGTCGGTCCAGGCCAGGGCCACATGGCCGCCGGTGGCATCCTGCCAGAATTCCATTTGGCCATACTTTGACTGGGTGGTATTGTTGGAGATGTTGGCGCCATCCAGCATAATCTCCCAATTAGTGCCGGAGAGATTCTCGCTCCAGCTAATATGCGTACCGCGTATCTGCGGCCACCGGGAGTCCTGGTCAGAAGTGTTGGAGACTAGATAATAAGGAGACCAACTGTATCCAAGTATCTTGGAGCTTCTCCATACTTCGTATTTTCCTGTCTCTGCCAAAATTGCTTCCCAAACTGCGTGGACTCTATCTCCAAAGAAATCCACAAAGCCACTGCCCGCTATAGGTCCGGTATCACGGGATAGATCAATCGGCGCGCTCCAGGCTCCGCCCTCCCGGCTGGAATACCAAACCTTGTCGCCTTGGGACCAGGCTGCGTGGGGCACAAAGTTAAAATCCAGGCACACGCTGGGCGCGCTCATATCGGTGCCGCCACAACTTTCCTCGGCAATCACCTCGTCGGCAAGTAAATTCC harbors:
- a CDS encoding T9SS type A sorting domain-containing protein, whose product is MPVALDYHSIYQFAPPEPNRNVDMDQDGKLEFACSGINIYGLYGPYTTFFSLFERTGDNSFTEVWTDSFDLRYPSAVGYPGCPNYVAYDIGIGDVDGDGIDEMICMDGYQVSVFKSTGDNQYQEIHRLDLPSIAGLEHYDDVRTILCDVNQNGYAEIVLSLGNSDVVGGNYQTYIYEICGQANFGGLTAVSRDSCVRVEWSTLSQYANRGFRLWRAVGGDYGYSVVYETNDTVKLSLDTLRYSFNDSSVTAGLLYYYKVQAKALNTDSIFYGPVSVVYVGVSGQPEDRAPSFVNRLCPNAPNPFTRGTVIRYQVKDKAMVSLKVYNNNGQLVRALIDRKFREPGEYAVRWNGRNDFGHEVSAGVYYCQLNIGGWVRSGKMVKLR
- a CDS encoding T9SS type A sorting domain-containing protein, which produces MKRLIVALCLTGLVAGVAEAVKVRGTEIDWATAGTETRKLGRFAGSDDISLVYTDVSVGNQVFSVGTTDGGASWSSRSLISNGEYPCLSVIWTEALPRYDWWTNYTGHWDGGVYLYGARSYAAAPLPGAWAKTQLAADYSSSWYIPGVGTASYSPEFSPPAMMRDSDGRIHLVRKTLGVTHVPGTNGATWDWAIRYAKFDSDWNLLADEVIAEESCGGTDMSAPSVCLDFNFVPHAAWSQGDKVWYSSREGGAWSAPIDLSRDTGPIAGSGFVDFFGDRVHAVWEAILAETGKYEVWRSSKILGYSWSPYYLVSNTSDQDSRWPQIRGTHISWSENLSGTNWEIMLDGANISNNTTQSKYGQMEFWQDATGGHVALAWTDQWSGLPSPVWSHEIQFSKQDFSATAAIVVEAGQEEPSPYNLQRDGYLVLTGSVWYIDYDYDELIYRLPYLKPEMRYKVRLIGRHGGTTEWRQMASIDGTAKRLMKVKAGQAETVEMWVPEDAYATDKEIIISIKKMSGDYANCAGLELYEYEREAETKSGGSQTAGNAECRGQKAEFRMEQNAPNPFSQSTAISYQLTANGHVSLKVYNIAGQLVKTLVNRIQGAGAYSAEWDGKDDGGREASAGVYMYRLTTGEGSLSKRLIMVR